One window from the genome of Hyphomonas neptunium ATCC 15444 encodes:
- a CDS encoding acyltransferase family protein produces the protein MAPQDVQSFKMMPPLANRFDFIRLMLAAGVFVYHGVAIGTAVPFGGAELALAQLADISIQGFFIVSGVLVAGSLDRASGLDDYAGKRIRRLYPAYAAVILVPALISLLLTWDIGGVASYLGANLVFLNFLSPSLPGLFEDNRFTAVNGALWTLKIEVLFYLVLPLILFVLNRMKALWWVGIIALYLGGELWAHFVPQLGPELYGAELGRQLPGQMAFFAMGIALWKASPGIQSRWRAMALCGTALLGATFLHPALEPLRAFALAGVIGAVAWAPGPKLNVARFGDVSYGLYITHFPILQALAAAGLATSLGLAGFFALATALTLAASLALWHLVEKPALRPSSHYRRVAAET, from the coding sequence ATGGCCCCGCAAGATGTTCAGAGTTTCAAGATGATGCCGCCATTGGCGAACCGGTTTGATTTCATTCGCCTGATGCTGGCCGCTGGCGTGTTCGTCTATCATGGCGTGGCAATCGGGACGGCTGTGCCTTTCGGCGGGGCAGAGCTGGCCTTGGCGCAGCTGGCTGACATTTCCATTCAGGGCTTCTTTATCGTGTCGGGCGTGCTGGTCGCCGGATCGCTGGACCGCGCCTCTGGCCTGGATGATTATGCGGGCAAGCGCATCCGCCGGCTTTACCCGGCCTATGCCGCCGTGATCCTCGTGCCCGCACTGATCAGCCTTCTGCTGACCTGGGACATTGGCGGCGTTGCCAGCTATCTGGGGGCAAACCTTGTCTTCCTGAACTTCCTGTCGCCGTCATTGCCCGGCCTGTTCGAGGATAATCGCTTCACGGCCGTCAATGGCGCGCTGTGGACCCTGAAGATCGAGGTGCTGTTCTATCTTGTCCTGCCGCTGATCCTCTTTGTGCTGAACAGGATGAAGGCGCTGTGGTGGGTGGGGATCATCGCGCTCTATCTGGGCGGCGAGCTTTGGGCGCATTTTGTGCCGCAACTCGGCCCGGAGCTGTATGGCGCCGAGCTTGGCCGCCAGCTGCCGGGCCAGATGGCATTCTTCGCGATGGGGATCGCGCTGTGGAAAGCCTCGCCCGGCATTCAGAGCCGCTGGAGGGCAATGGCGCTCTGCGGCACAGCGCTGCTGGGGGCAACGTTCCTGCATCCGGCGCTGGAGCCGCTGCGCGCCTTTGCGCTGGCCGGCGTGATCGGCGCGGTGGCCTGGGCACCGGGGCCAAAGCTGAATGTGGCCCGGTTCGGCGATGTCAGCTACGGGCTCTATATTACCCATTTCCCGATCCTTCAGGCGCTGGCGGCGGCGGGCCTGGCGACCAGCCTCGGCCTCGCCGGGTTCTTCGCCCTTGCGACAGCGCTGACCCTCGCGGCCAGCCTTGCGCTGTGGCACCTTGTGGAGAAGCCCGCCTTGCGCCCATCGAGCCACTATCGCAGGGTGGCGGCAGAGACTTGA
- a CDS encoding enoyl-CoA hydratase-related protein: protein MRDAVYDLIRFEATEEGLAVVTLHRPDVHNAFNAELIAELTDVFTMISEQPSIRMMILRGEGKSFSAGADLNWMERASTHSREDNETDAMRLADMLRRLYEMPQMTLALVQGAAMGGGAGLVAACDVAIAKAGTQFRFSEVRLGLTPATISPFVIQAIGPRWAKALFVTADGFDAAYAEKIGLVHYVAETDEQMGELQEHIARLVFSAAPGAIADAKQLVADVTGMEIDNSLMHTTAKRIAARRVSDEGKEGIAAFLEKRTPSWKA from the coding sequence ATGCGTGACGCGGTATATGATCTGATCCGGTTTGAAGCGACCGAAGAAGGGCTGGCGGTTGTGACGCTGCACCGGCCCGATGTGCACAACGCCTTCAATGCCGAGCTGATTGCCGAGCTGACAGACGTGTTCACGATGATTTCGGAACAGCCGAGCATCCGCATGATGATCCTGCGCGGGGAGGGAAAATCCTTCTCGGCGGGCGCCGATCTCAACTGGATGGAGCGCGCGTCGACCCATTCGCGCGAGGACAACGAGACCGACGCGATGCGCCTGGCCGATATGCTGCGCCGCCTTTACGAGATGCCGCAGATGACGCTGGCGCTGGTGCAGGGCGCGGCGATGGGCGGGGGCGCGGGGCTGGTGGCGGCGTGCGATGTGGCGATCGCCAAGGCAGGCACGCAGTTCCGCTTTTCAGAGGTTCGTCTGGGCCTCACCCCGGCAACGATCAGCCCGTTCGTGATCCAGGCCATTGGCCCGCGCTGGGCGAAGGCCCTGTTCGTGACCGCGGATGGCTTCGATGCGGCGTATGCGGAGAAAATCGGCCTGGTGCATTATGTGGCCGAGACCGATGAGCAGATGGGCGAGTTGCAGGAGCATATCGCGCGGCTGGTCTTTTCTGCGGCGCCCGGCGCGATTGCCGATGCCAAACAGCTGGTCGCCGATGTGACCGGGATGGAGATCGACAATTCCCTGATGCACACGACCGCCAAGCGCATCGCGGCGCGGCGTGTGTCCGATGAGGGCAAGGAGGGCATTGCCGCTTTCCTCGAAAAGCGCACGCCCTCCTGGAAGGCGTAG
- a CDS encoding DUF817 domain-containing protein, which translates to MTSDGNPSAGTRFRARLHAAREGLRARYVKGPVSQGLFEFVSFGIKQAWACLFGGVMLALLLLTHFFYPEGAGLSRYDFLVIAAIALQGLLLLSGLETWEEARVIFVFHVVGTVMELFKTSAGSWIYPEESFLRIGAVPLFSGFMYAAVGSYLARVWRIFEFRFTRFPPLWLQGLLAAAIYVNFFAHHWTVDIRFGLFAATALIYLRTTVWFRPDEAHRPMPLLIGFLLVAIFIWFAENLGTFARAWAYPGQENGWEMVSLSKLGSWYLLMIISFVLVASVHRGRGGKTSDHHQAARR; encoded by the coding sequence ATGACCTCCGATGGAAACCCTTCAGCCGGCACCCGCTTTCGCGCCCGCCTGCATGCCGCCCGGGAGGGCTTGCGCGCCCGCTATGTGAAGGGGCCGGTCAGTCAGGGTTTGTTCGAGTTTGTCAGCTTTGGCATCAAGCAGGCCTGGGCGTGTCTCTTTGGCGGGGTGATGCTGGCGCTGCTGCTGTTGACGCACTTCTTCTATCCCGAGGGTGCGGGGCTCTCGCGCTATGATTTCCTCGTGATTGCGGCGATTGCGCTGCAGGGCCTGTTGCTGCTCAGCGGGCTGGAAACATGGGAAGAGGCGCGGGTGATCTTCGTGTTCCATGTGGTCGGCACGGTTATGGAGCTGTTCAAGACCAGCGCCGGCAGCTGGATCTATCCGGAAGAAAGTTTCCTGCGGATTGGCGCGGTGCCGCTGTTTTCCGGCTTCATGTATGCGGCGGTCGGCTCATACCTCGCCCGCGTCTGGCGCATTTTCGAGTTCCGCTTCACGCGCTTTCCCCCGCTCTGGCTGCAGGGGCTGCTGGCAGCGGCGATCTATGTGAATTTCTTTGCCCATCACTGGACGGTGGACATCCGCTTTGGCCTCTTCGCCGCGACCGCGCTGATCTACCTGCGCACGACGGTCTGGTTCCGCCCGGATGAAGCCCACCGCCCGATGCCGCTGCTGATCGGCTTTCTGCTGGTGGCAATCTTCATCTGGTTTGCGGAAAACCTTGGAACATTTGCACGGGCCTGGGCCTATCCGGGGCAAGAAAATGGCTGGGAAATGGTGTCTTTATCGAAGCTCGGATCATGGTATCTGCTGATGATCATCAGTTTCGTCCTGGTTGCCAGCGTGCACCGGGGCCGGGGAGGCAAGACCAGTGACCATCACCAAGCTGCTCGTCGCTAA
- a CDS encoding acetyl/propionyl/methylcrotonyl-CoA carboxylase subunit alpha: MTITKLLVANRGEIAARIFRTCRELGIETVAVFSEADRAAKHVREADEAVCIGPAPAPESYLRVEAILAAAKETGADAIHPGYGFLSENAAFAEAVVAAGLIWVGPPPSAIRSMGPKDEAKRIAEDAGVPVLPGYRGEAQDIETLKKAAKKVGYPLLIKAVAGGGGRGIRQVSKEAELEAELISAVREAESAFGDGRVMLEKLVLQPRHIEVQVFGDAHGNVVHLFERDCSLQRRRQKVLEEAPAPGMPEDVRAAMTDAAVKLAKAVGYQGAGTVEFIVDGSRPLAADTFWFLEMNTRLQVEHPVTEMVTGQDLVEWQLIVASGGTLPLAQDEIELNGHAIEARICAEDPAEGFRPGAGVILEFGLLEEADGEIIRWDTGFETGDRVPSNYDSMIAKLIVYGDHRDEALERLTDTLAHTQLAGVPSNAGFLRRCALSEEFQTGTHHVNWIGENVDALAAVPEEHRDASLNAVASLLLEDQGDPSPWAIRDGFRMNAAPRRTVVLAADGDAEMVEAGIPMAEDVPFPLVTDISPRRFAVTCGGDTFLVTVPEYSADAEAALGGDAVKAPMPGKVLTITAKAGDTVTRGDTLAVLEAMKMEHALAAPRDGVVEAIHSSAGQQVAEGDLLVSLVEE; this comes from the coding sequence GTGACCATCACCAAGCTGCTCGTCGCTAACCGGGGCGAGATCGCCGCCCGCATTTTCCGCACCTGCCGCGAACTGGGCATCGAGACCGTCGCGGTCTTCTCCGAAGCCGACCGCGCCGCCAAACATGTGCGCGAAGCCGACGAAGCCGTCTGCATCGGCCCGGCGCCCGCCCCTGAAAGCTATCTGCGCGTTGAGGCGATCCTTGCCGCCGCGAAGGAGACGGGCGCTGACGCCATCCATCCGGGCTATGGTTTCCTCTCCGAGAACGCCGCCTTTGCCGAAGCCGTCGTTGCCGCCGGCCTCATCTGGGTTGGCCCGCCGCCGTCTGCCATCCGCTCCATGGGGCCGAAGGATGAGGCCAAGCGCATTGCAGAGGACGCCGGCGTGCCCGTGCTGCCCGGCTATCGCGGCGAGGCGCAGGATATCGAGACACTGAAGAAGGCGGCCAAGAAGGTCGGCTATCCGCTGCTCATCAAAGCGGTCGCCGGGGGCGGCGGCCGCGGCATCCGGCAGGTCTCGAAAGAGGCGGAACTGGAAGCTGAACTCATCAGCGCCGTGCGCGAAGCCGAGAGCGCCTTTGGCGATGGCCGCGTGATGCTGGAGAAGCTGGTTCTCCAGCCGCGCCATATCGAGGTGCAGGTGTTTGGCGACGCCCATGGCAACGTCGTTCACCTGTTTGAACGCGATTGCTCGCTGCAACGCCGCCGCCAGAAAGTGCTCGAAGAAGCGCCTGCGCCCGGTATGCCGGAAGACGTGCGCGCCGCGATGACGGACGCGGCCGTAAAGCTCGCCAAGGCGGTTGGCTATCAGGGCGCGGGCACAGTGGAATTCATCGTGGACGGATCAAGGCCGCTGGCGGCCGATACGTTCTGGTTCCTCGAAATGAATACGCGGCTTCAGGTCGAACATCCGGTCACCGAAATGGTCACCGGGCAGGATCTGGTCGAGTGGCAACTCATCGTCGCGTCGGGCGGCACGCTGCCGCTGGCGCAGGACGAGATTGAACTCAATGGCCACGCCATCGAGGCGCGCATCTGCGCCGAAGACCCGGCCGAAGGTTTCCGCCCCGGCGCGGGCGTGATCCTGGAGTTTGGCCTGCTGGAAGAGGCCGATGGCGAGATCATCCGCTGGGATACCGGCTTTGAAACCGGCGACCGCGTGCCCTCCAACTACGACTCCATGATCGCTAAGCTGATCGTTTATGGCGACCATCGCGACGAGGCGCTCGAACGGCTCACCGATACGCTGGCGCATACCCAGCTGGCGGGCGTGCCCTCCAATGCGGGCTTCCTGCGCCGGTGCGCTCTGTCGGAAGAGTTTCAGACGGGCACGCATCATGTGAACTGGATCGGCGAGAATGTGGACGCTCTGGCCGCCGTGCCGGAGGAACACCGCGACGCCTCCCTGAACGCCGTGGCGAGCCTGCTGCTGGAAGATCAGGGCGACCCCTCGCCGTGGGCGATCCGCGACGGGTTCCGCATGAATGCCGCCCCCCGCCGCACGGTTGTGCTGGCGGCGGATGGAGACGCGGAGATGGTCGAGGCCGGCATCCCGATGGCCGAGGATGTGCCATTCCCTCTGGTGACGGACATTTCTCCACGCCGCTTTGCTGTGACCTGCGGGGGCGATACGTTCCTCGTCACCGTGCCCGAATACAGCGCCGACGCCGAAGCCGCCCTTGGCGGCGATGCCGTGAAAGCGCCGATGCCCGGCAAAGTGCTGACGATCACGGCAAAGGCGGGCGACACGGTCACGCGCGGTGACACGCTGGCTGTGCTCGAAGCGATGAAGATGGAACACGCCCTGGCCGCGCCGCGCGACGGCGTGGTGGAGGCCATCCATTCCAGCGCCGGCCAGCAGGTTGCCGAGGGCGACCTGCTGGTCTCGCTGGTGGAAGAGTAA